One part of the Eucalyptus grandis isolate ANBG69807.140 chromosome 10, ASM1654582v1, whole genome shotgun sequence genome encodes these proteins:
- the LOC104420923 gene encoding pentatricopeptide repeat-containing protein At2g39620 isoform X2 has product MIAGLSHSLDPIEALSLFKRMQLTRVVPQSVSLLNLFPAISRLADVDSCRCMHAYGIRMDFGLEFSNALIDTYAKCGDVESARLVFDLIFTQDDVSWSTMMAGYAHNGCFSEVLGLYDKMKERDLQMNKVSVISALLAAGDIKDLEKGKEIHNFAKKKAIDMDVVVATPTITMYAKCGELEKAEKLLKGLPGRDLVAWSALIAVLVQSGYPEKALSLLQDMENENIKPNKVTLMSILPACAELSSLRLGKSIHCCAIKADVDSDIPMGTALMSMYAKCGHFRYAHILFDTMQSKDVVTWNALINGYSQNGEADRAIEMYQKLQCSGLHPDAGTMVGLIPACALYNDLKQGTSVHALSIKSGFDSDCHVNSALIDMYSKCGNLPSALYLFNRLDFIRDEVSWNIMIAAFTQNGEAKKALSAFHQMRLENHQPNLVTYVSILPAAAYLAALREGMSYHSCIIKMGFLSHVMVGNSLIDMYAKCGKIDLSKRCFDEIQNKDIASWNSMLAGYAVHGEGDHAIALFLLMQKNHIEVDSVSYVNVLSACRHAGLIEEGKKIFHTMQEESRIQPDAKHYACMVDLLGRAGLFDETLSLIEKMPMEPDAGVWGALLGASMMHSNVKLGEVALKRLAEIEPGNPTHFVVLSNMYAQSGRWADAGKRRLNLKDTGMKKTPGCSWFELKNRIHTSLVGDSNHP; this is encoded by the coding sequence ATGATTGCCGGCCTATCGCACAGCTTGGATCCTATCGAGGCTTTGTCACTCTTTAAGAGAATGCAGCTGACGAGAGTGGTTCCCCAGTCGGTCAGCCTGTTGAATTTGTTTCCGGCTATTTCAAGATTGGCTGATGTTGATTCGTGCAGATGTATGCATGCCTATGGGATTAGGATGGATTTTGGCTTGGAATTTTCGAATGCTCTGATTGACACATACGCAAAGTGTGGTGATGTAGAGTCGGCTCGCTTAGTGTTTGACCTTATTTTTACTCAAGATGATGTTTCGTGGAGTACCATGATGGCTGGATATGCTCATAATGGATGTTTCTCTGAGGTATTGGGTTTATATgacaaaatgaaagagagagatctTCAGATGAATAAGGTTTCTGTCATAAGTGCTCTATTAGCTGCAGGAGATATAAAAGATTTAGAGAAGGGGAAGGAGATAcataattttgccaaaaaaaaagctATTGACATGGATGTTGTTGTTGCTACTCCAACTATAACCATGTATGCAAAGTGTGGAGAGTTGGAGAAAGCTGAAAAATTGCTTAAGGGGCTCCCGGGAAGGGATCTAGTTGCTTGGTCTGCACTCATTGCCGTTCTTGTCCAATCTGGTTATCCTGAAAAGGCATTATCTTTACTTCAAGATATGGAGAATGAAAACATTAAACCGAATAAGGTAACTCTGATGAGTATCCTTCCAGCCTGCGCTGAACTATCTTCTCTGAGATTAGGCAAGAGCATACACTGTTGTGCCATCAAGGCGGATGTTGATTCTGACATTCCAATGGGAACAGCCCTAATGTCCATGTATGCTAAATGTGGACATTTTCGTTATGCACACATTCTATTTGACACCATGCAATCTAAAGATGTTGTGACGTGGAATGCTTTGATAAATGGGTATTCTCAGAATGGTGAAGCGGACCGAGCAATTGAAATGTACCAGAAACTGCAGTGTTCTGGTCTACACCCAGATGCTGGAACTATGGTGGGCTTGATACCAGCTTGTGCCCTCTACAATGATCTCAAGCAAGGAACTTCTGTTCACGCTCTGAGTATTAAGAGTGGGTTTGATTCTGATTGCCATGTCAATAGTGCACTCATTGACATGTATTCCAAGTGTGGCAATCTTCCCTCGGCATTGTACTTGTTTAACCGACTGGATTTCATTAGAGATGAGGTATCTTGGAATATAATGATTGCCGCATTCACACAGAATGGAGAAGCCAAGAAAGCTTTATCTGCATTTCACCAGATGAGATTGGAGAATCATCAGCCAAATTTAGTTACCTATGTGAGCATCCTTCCTGCAGCAGCATACTTGGCAGCCCTGAGAGAAGGGATGAGTTACCATTCTTGTATCATTAAGATGGGATTTCTGTCACATGTGATGGTTGGCAATAGTCTCATTGATATGTATGCTAAGTGTGGCAAGATTGATTTGTCTAAGAGATGTTTCGATGAGATACAAAACAAGGACATAGCCTCCTGGAATTCTATGCTGGCGGGATACGCAGTACATGGTGAAGGGGACCATGCCATTGCACTTTTCTTGCTGATGCAAAAAAACCACATAGAAGTTGATTCTGTGTCCTATGTGAATGTTTTGTCTGCTTGCAGACATGCAGGTTTgatagaagaaggaaagaagatttTCCATACTATGCAAGAAGAAAGCAGGATTCAGCCAGATGCCAAACATTACGCATGTATGGTAGACTTGTTAGGCCGAGCTGGCTTATTTGATGAAACACTGAGCCTAATTGAGAAAATGCCAATGGAACCTGATGCTGGAGTATGGGGAGCTTTACTGGGGGCCAGCATGATGCATTCTAATGTGAAGTTGGGTGAAGTTGCATTGAAGCGTCTTGCTGAAATTGAGCCTGGGAACCCGACACACTTCGTAGTTTTATCAAACATGTATGCTCAATCTGGTAGGTGGGCAGATGCAGGAAAGAGAAGGTTAAACCTAAAAGACACCGGGATGAAGAAAACACCTGGTTGTAGCTGGTTTGAATTGAAAAACAGGATTCACACATCTCTGGTGGGTGACTCAAATCACCCCTAA
- the LOC104420920 gene encoding enoyl-CoA delta isomerase 1, peroxisomal has product MADNKHGEEQLCTLEKRGNLFILTLTGAGEHRLNPNLLSSLRSALSRLKSDPSASSSTLITTAHGKFFSNGYDLDWAQSSEPRLQLMSSALRSLVRDLICLPMPTIAAVTGHASAAGMMLALSHDYVVMRRDRGFLYMSEMDIGLVIPNWFMALLRAKIGDPRARREAVMRAAKLTAEDGVRMGVVDSAQDGAEAAVAAAAELGEALVARKWDGHVYAGNRRVVLREVLEAIGSDETVKKVAEDKARSKLYLGLLLRPVSGVLVKLFGPLGRSAASYSTFH; this is encoded by the coding sequence ATGGCGGACAACAAGCACGGCGAGGAGCAGCTCTGCACCCTCGAGAAGCGCGGCAACCTCTTCATCCTCACCCTCACCGGCGCCGGCGAGCACCGCCTCAACCCTAACCTTCTCTCCTCCCTCCGGTCCGCCCTCTCCCGCCTCAAATCCGacccctccgcctcctcctccaccctcaTCACCACCGCCCACGGCAAGTTCTTCTCCAACGGCTACGACCTCGACTGGGCCCAGTCCTCCGAGCCCCGCCTCCAGCTCATGTCCTCCGCCCTCCGCTCCCTCGTCCGCGACCTCATCTGCCTCCCGATGCCCACCATCGCCGCCGTCACCGGCCACGCCTCCGCCGCCGGCATGATGCTGGCCCTCAGCCACGACTACGTTGTCATGCGGCGCGACCGCGGCTTCCTCTACATGAGCGAGATGGACATCGGGCTGGTGATCCCCAACTGGTTCATGGCCCTACTGAGGGCCAAGATCGGCGACCCACGGGCACGGCGTGAGGCCGTGATGAGGGCGGCGAAGCTTACGGCGGAAGACGGGGTGCGGATGGGGGTGGTCGACTCGGCGCAGGACGgggcggaggcggcggtggcggcggcggccgagcTGGGGGAGGCGTTGGTTGCGAGGAAGTGGGACGGACACGTGTACGCTGGGAATCGGAGGGTGGTGCTGCGGGAGGTGCTGGAGGCCATCGGTTCCGATGAGACGGTCAAGAAAGTGGCGGAGGATAAGGCCCGGTCGAAATTGTATTTGGGCTTGCTCTTGAGGCCCGTTTCGGGTGTTCTTGTGAAACTGTTCGGCCCACTGGGCCGTTCGGCCGCTTCCTACTCTACGTTTCACTGA
- the LOC104420923 gene encoding pentatricopeptide repeat-containing protein At2g39620 isoform X1 yields MRKNIYIRLLSSCKNLSSLLKVHARMIIAGLGQDASTTTHLINSYSSLQRCDLARSVLDSALTPTVVSWNSMIRAYSRSNRHQEALKMYRSMVSVGLEPDRYTFTFVLKACAGALDMQEGASIHREVCRRGLDRDVFICTGLIDMYCKTGYLESAREIFDHLHVRDVVTWNSMIAGLSHSLDPIEALSLFKRMQLTRVVPQSVSLLNLFPAISRLADVDSCRCMHAYGIRMDFGLEFSNALIDTYAKCGDVESARLVFDLIFTQDDVSWSTMMAGYAHNGCFSEVLGLYDKMKERDLQMNKVSVISALLAAGDIKDLEKGKEIHNFAKKKAIDMDVVVATPTITMYAKCGELEKAEKLLKGLPGRDLVAWSALIAVLVQSGYPEKALSLLQDMENENIKPNKVTLMSILPACAELSSLRLGKSIHCCAIKADVDSDIPMGTALMSMYAKCGHFRYAHILFDTMQSKDVVTWNALINGYSQNGEADRAIEMYQKLQCSGLHPDAGTMVGLIPACALYNDLKQGTSVHALSIKSGFDSDCHVNSALIDMYSKCGNLPSALYLFNRLDFIRDEVSWNIMIAAFTQNGEAKKALSAFHQMRLENHQPNLVTYVSILPAAAYLAALREGMSYHSCIIKMGFLSHVMVGNSLIDMYAKCGKIDLSKRCFDEIQNKDIASWNSMLAGYAVHGEGDHAIALFLLMQKNHIEVDSVSYVNVLSACRHAGLIEEGKKIFHTMQEESRIQPDAKHYACMVDLLGRAGLFDETLSLIEKMPMEPDAGVWGALLGASMMHSNVKLGEVALKRLAEIEPGNPTHFVVLSNMYAQSGRWADAGKRRLNLKDTGMKKTPGCSWFELKNRIHTSLVGDSNHP; encoded by the coding sequence ATGCGCAAGAACATCTACATTCGTCTGCTGTCCTCATGCAAGAATCTGAGCTCTCTCCTCAAAGTACACGCGCGCATGATAATAGCAGGCCTTGGTCAAGACGCCTCCACGACTACCCATCTCATAAACTCCTACTCTTCGCTTCAAAGATGCGATCTTGCCCGCTCCGTCCTCGATTCCGCGCTGACTCCGACCGTTGTATCCTGGAACTCCATGATAAGAGCTTATTCGAGATCGAACCGACACCAGGAGGCACTGAAGATGTACCGTTCCATGGTGAGCGTAGGCTTGGAACCAGACAGGTATACTTTCACTTTTGTTTTGAAAGCTTGTGCCGGTGCACTGGATATGCAAGAGGGTGCTTCGATCCATCGTGAAGTTTGTCGCAGAGGGCTGGACAGGGATGTGTTTATATGCACTGGTCTTATTGATATGTATTGTAAAACAGGGTATTTGGAGAGTGCACGAGAAATATTTGATCATTTGCATGTGAGAGACGTCGTTACGTGGAACTCGATGATTGCCGGCCTATCGCACAGCTTGGATCCTATCGAGGCTTTGTCACTCTTTAAGAGAATGCAGCTGACGAGAGTGGTTCCCCAGTCGGTCAGCCTGTTGAATTTGTTTCCGGCTATTTCAAGATTGGCTGATGTTGATTCGTGCAGATGTATGCATGCCTATGGGATTAGGATGGATTTTGGCTTGGAATTTTCGAATGCTCTGATTGACACATACGCAAAGTGTGGTGATGTAGAGTCGGCTCGCTTAGTGTTTGACCTTATTTTTACTCAAGATGATGTTTCGTGGAGTACCATGATGGCTGGATATGCTCATAATGGATGTTTCTCTGAGGTATTGGGTTTATATgacaaaatgaaagagagagatctTCAGATGAATAAGGTTTCTGTCATAAGTGCTCTATTAGCTGCAGGAGATATAAAAGATTTAGAGAAGGGGAAGGAGATAcataattttgccaaaaaaaaagctATTGACATGGATGTTGTTGTTGCTACTCCAACTATAACCATGTATGCAAAGTGTGGAGAGTTGGAGAAAGCTGAAAAATTGCTTAAGGGGCTCCCGGGAAGGGATCTAGTTGCTTGGTCTGCACTCATTGCCGTTCTTGTCCAATCTGGTTATCCTGAAAAGGCATTATCTTTACTTCAAGATATGGAGAATGAAAACATTAAACCGAATAAGGTAACTCTGATGAGTATCCTTCCAGCCTGCGCTGAACTATCTTCTCTGAGATTAGGCAAGAGCATACACTGTTGTGCCATCAAGGCGGATGTTGATTCTGACATTCCAATGGGAACAGCCCTAATGTCCATGTATGCTAAATGTGGACATTTTCGTTATGCACACATTCTATTTGACACCATGCAATCTAAAGATGTTGTGACGTGGAATGCTTTGATAAATGGGTATTCTCAGAATGGTGAAGCGGACCGAGCAATTGAAATGTACCAGAAACTGCAGTGTTCTGGTCTACACCCAGATGCTGGAACTATGGTGGGCTTGATACCAGCTTGTGCCCTCTACAATGATCTCAAGCAAGGAACTTCTGTTCACGCTCTGAGTATTAAGAGTGGGTTTGATTCTGATTGCCATGTCAATAGTGCACTCATTGACATGTATTCCAAGTGTGGCAATCTTCCCTCGGCATTGTACTTGTTTAACCGACTGGATTTCATTAGAGATGAGGTATCTTGGAATATAATGATTGCCGCATTCACACAGAATGGAGAAGCCAAGAAAGCTTTATCTGCATTTCACCAGATGAGATTGGAGAATCATCAGCCAAATTTAGTTACCTATGTGAGCATCCTTCCTGCAGCAGCATACTTGGCAGCCCTGAGAGAAGGGATGAGTTACCATTCTTGTATCATTAAGATGGGATTTCTGTCACATGTGATGGTTGGCAATAGTCTCATTGATATGTATGCTAAGTGTGGCAAGATTGATTTGTCTAAGAGATGTTTCGATGAGATACAAAACAAGGACATAGCCTCCTGGAATTCTATGCTGGCGGGATACGCAGTACATGGTGAAGGGGACCATGCCATTGCACTTTTCTTGCTGATGCAAAAAAACCACATAGAAGTTGATTCTGTGTCCTATGTGAATGTTTTGTCTGCTTGCAGACATGCAGGTTTgatagaagaaggaaagaagatttTCCATACTATGCAAGAAGAAAGCAGGATTCAGCCAGATGCCAAACATTACGCATGTATGGTAGACTTGTTAGGCCGAGCTGGCTTATTTGATGAAACACTGAGCCTAATTGAGAAAATGCCAATGGAACCTGATGCTGGAGTATGGGGAGCTTTACTGGGGGCCAGCATGATGCATTCTAATGTGAAGTTGGGTGAAGTTGCATTGAAGCGTCTTGCTGAAATTGAGCCTGGGAACCCGACACACTTCGTAGTTTTATCAAACATGTATGCTCAATCTGGTAGGTGGGCAGATGCAGGAAAGAGAAGGTTAAACCTAAAAGACACCGGGATGAAGAAAACACCTGGTTGTAGCTGGTTTGAATTGAAAAACAGGATTCACACATCTCTGGTGGGTGACTCAAATCACCCCTAA
- the LOC104420921 gene encoding LOW QUALITY PROTEIN: elongator complex protein 1 (The sequence of the model RefSeq protein was modified relative to this genomic sequence to represent the inferred CDS: inserted 1 base in 1 codon), translated as MKNLKLYAEVTLHLGLQSEEEAILFSAIDIERDRLFFASSGNRVYAAHLSSFQNDEAWTSTSLPAEVDIIDLEPGDRITSFDYLMEKEALILGTLNGLIILHSVDESTTEVVGRVDGGVSCISPSPDGDLLGIITGFGQLLVMTHDWDLLHETTLEDSPEGVDVLEHAIASGQMLESSVSWRGDGKYFVTLSESCNSPPSSHKRLKVWERDTGAAHATSDMKAFIGTVLDWMPSGAKIAAVYDRKKDNECPLLVLFERNGLERSSFSIDDRMDATVVMLKWNCDSDLLVIVVRCENYDSVRIWYCSNNHWYLKQEIRYPSQEGLKLMWHPTKPLQLICWTLSGRSTIYNFCWNTAVMENSTAFVVDGSRIHVTPLCISLLPPPMYLFSIKFAYAVRDVAVHFKSSRNLLAVGLSNGGLCILELPQIDAWEDLEGKEYSAEACLSETSFGSLLHLIWLDSHTLLSVSHYGVGHGKYHDQNGLSGYHLEEIELVCSEDHVPSLMTCSGWHAKTINGIPLQRPVISIASDPAKQSSAVIQFDGGKMFKYTSKTCVRGGSMKQCDFNFLSSCLWMSLVPIGGCSSESLPFGLDELGRLQVSGKILCKNCSSFSFYSNRGDQVITHLIFATKQDLLFIVDTSDILYGDVVSKYDNFIHAGNKRRDEENRKYINIWERGAKIIGVLHGDEAAVLLQTTRGNLECIYPRKLVLASIVNALSEHRFRNALYMVRRQRIDFNVIIDHCGWQTFVQHAPEFVKQVNNLNHLTEFVCAIKKENVTERLYKNYIDLPYTNETKDEGAREVKGFDPDNKVSSVLLAIRTAIQGQLPESPARELCILTTLARSDPPALEEALERIKAIREMELSGSDDPRRISFPSAEEALKHLLWLSDSEAVFEAALGLYDLNLAAMVALNSQKDPKEFLPFLQELQCMPAVLMQYTIDLKLKRYENALKHIALAGDAHYVDFMNLIKKNPQLFPLGLQLTTDPNKRNQVLEAWGDHLNDLKCFEHAAATYLCCSNLEKALKAYRSSGSWAGVLAVAGLLKLGKDETVQLAHELCEELQALGXPGEAAKIALEYCADVKSGVGLLITAREWEDALRIAFLHRREDLISEIRSASLECGGSLISEYEEGLEKVGKYLTRYLAVRQRRLLLAAKLQSDERSMADLDDDTASEASSNFSGMSAYTRGTRTGSTASIVSSTAGSKARESRRQRKRGKIRPGSPGEEMALVEHLKGMSLTNGAMHELRSLLICLVMLGEQEIARKLQRTGENFQLSQLAAVKLAEDTMSTDVMDEREQTLERYFHKARVELQNSEALSWRCKVFISP; from the exons ATGAAGAATCTGAAGCTGTACGCGGAGGTCACTCTGCATCTCGGCCTCCAGTCCGAGGAAGAAGCGATCTTGTTCTCTGCCATCGACATCGAGCGCGACCGGTTGTTCTTCGCTTCCTCGGGGAACCGCGTCTACGCCGCTCACCTCTCTTCGTTCCAG AATGACGAAGCATGGACAAGTACCTCTCTACCGGCTGAAGTCGATATTATTGATTTGGAGCCAGGGGACCGCATTACTTCCTTTGATTATCTAATGGAGAAAGAAGCTCTAATATTGGGTACATTGAATGGACTAATCATTCTCCATAGTGTGGATGAAAGTACAACAGAAGTTGTGGGTAGAGTGGACGGTGGTGTCTCTTGCATTTCACCCAGTCCTGATGGAGATCTGCTCGGAATAATCACTGGTTTTGGGCAGCTACTGGTGATGACGCATGATTGGGATTTATTGCATGAAACTACATTGGAGGATTCTCCTGAAGGGGTTGACGTAC TTGAACACGCAATTGCCTCTGGACAAATGCTTGAAAGTTCAGTCTCTTGGCGAGGTGATGGAAAGTACTTTGTAACACTGAGCGAGTCCTGCaattctcctccttcttctcatAAGAGGCTTAAGGTTTGGGAGCGAGACACGGGGGCAGCACATGCTACTTCTGATATGAAGGCCTTCATTGGCACTGTCCTGGATTGGATGCCTAGTGGGGCTAAAATTGCTGCTGTTTATGACAGGAAGAAGGACAATGAGTGTCCACTGTTAGTTTTGTTCGAAAGAAATGGATTGGAGAGAAGCTCATTTAGTATTGATGATCGGATGGATGCAACAGTAGTGATGTTGAAGTGGAATTGCGATTCAGACCTCCTCGTCATCGTTGTCAGATGCGAAAACTATGACTCTGTTAGAATCTGGTACTGCAGCAATAATCATTGGTatttaaaacaagaaattaGATACCCAAGCCAAGAAGGATTGAAGCTTATGTGGCATCCAACAAAACCGTTGCAGTTGATATGCTGGACTCTGAGTGGCAGGAGCACAATTTACAACTTTTGCTGGAATACAGCTGTCATGGAGAACTCCACAGCATTTGTTGTTGATGGATCTAGGATACATGTAACCCCTCTCTGTATATCTCTTTTGCCACCTCCGATGTACTTATTCAGCATTAAATTTGCATATGCAGTTCGGGATGTTGCTGTTCAtttcaaaagttcaagaaactTGTTAGCTGTTGGTTTGTCAAATGGTGGTTTGTGTATTCTAGAGCTTCCGCAAATTGATGCCTGGGAAGACCTAGAGGGCAAGGAATACAGTGCTGAAGCTTGTTTATCTGAAACATCATTTGGATCCTTACTACATCTTATCTGGTTGGATTCACACACTCTCCTCAGCGTGTCTCATTATGGTGTTGGTCATGGTAAGTACCATGATCAAAATGGGCTCTCTGGTTACCATCTGGAAGAAATTGAACTTGTTTGTTCTGAAGATCATGTCCCGAGCTTAATGACATGTTCAGGCTGGCATGCAAAAACTATTAATGGAATTCCTTTACAAAGACCAGTTATTTCCATTGCTTCAGATCCTGCCAAGCAGTCCTCAGCAGTCATCCAGTTTGATGGtggaaaaatgtttaaataCACATCAAAAACATGTGTACGAGGAGGATCTATGAAAcaatgtgattttaactttttgtCATCTTGCCTTTGGATGAGTCTTGTTCCTATTGGTGGCTGTTCTTCAGAATCGTTGCCTTTTGGACTTGACGAATTGGGAAGGTTACAAGTTAGCGGGAAGATTTTGTGCAAAAACTGCAGCAGTTTCTCATTTTACTCAAATCGCGGGGACCAAGTGATCACACACTTGATTTTTGCTACCAAACAAGATCTGCTTTTTATTGTTGATACTAGTGATATATTATATGGAGATGTGGTGTCAAAGTACGACAATTTTATTCATGCTGGTAACAAGAGGCGGGATGAAGAAAACAGGAAATACATAAATATATGGGAGAGAGGAGCCAAGATTATCGGTGTCTTGCATGGAGATGAAGCCGCAGTTTTACTACAGACAACTCGAGGAAATCTTGAATGTATTTACCCTAGAAAGTTGGTTTTAGCTTCTATTGTCAATGCATTGTCTGAGCATCGTTTTAGAAATGCACTCTATATGGTGAGGCGGCAGAGAATAGACTTCAATGTTATTATTGACCACTGTGGATGGCAAACATTTGTCCAACATGCTCCAGAATTTGTCAAGCAGGTCAACAATTTGAATCACTTAACTGAGTTCGTTTGTGccataaagaaagaaaacgttACAGAGAGGCTATACAAGAATTATATAGATTTGCCTTACACAAATGAGACCAAAGATGAGGGGGCCAGAGAAGTGAAGGGCTTTGATCCCGATAACAAGGTTTCTTCAGTCCTTCTTGCGATAAGAACTGCCATTCAAGGACAACTACCTGAAAGTCCTGCACGGGAGCTTTGCATATTGACCACTTTAGCACGAAGTGACCCTCCTGCTCTTGAGGAAGCTCTTGAGAGAATAAAAGCCATTCGTGAGATGGAATTGTCAGGTTCTGATGACCCAAGAAGAATATCTTTTCCTTCAGCTGAAGAAGCTTTAAAGCATCTGCTCTGGTTATCAGATTCTGAGGCAGTTTTTGAAGCTGCTCTGGGACTTTATGATCTAAATCTTGCTGCTATGGTGGCGCTGAACTCCCAGAAAGATCCTAAggaatttcttcctttccttcaaGAACTGCAGTGCATGCCTGCTGTCTTAATGCAGTATACTATTGACCTTAAGTTGAAGAGGTATGAGAATGCTCTTAAGCATATTGCTTTGGCTGGAGATGCTCATTATGTTGATTTTATGAAccttataaagaaaaatcctcAACTTTTCCCTTTGGGACTGCAACTGACTACTGATCCTAACAAGAGGAATCAAGTGCTTGAGGCCTGGGGTGATCATCTCAATGATTTGAAATGTTTCGAGCACGCTGCAGCCACTTATCTATGCTGTTCCAACTTAGAAAAAGCTTTAAAGGCTTACCGTTCCTCTGGTAGTTGGGCTGGTGTGCTTGCGGTTGCTGGTCTTTTGAAATTGGGAAAAGATGAGACTGTGCAACTGGCTCATGAGCTCTGTGAAGAACTCCAAGCACTAG AACCAGGTGAAGCTGCCAAAATCGCTTTGGAGTATTGTGCAGATGTGAAATCTGGGGTGGGTTTATTAATTACTGCAAGGGAGTGGGAGGACGCTTTAAGGATTGCTTTTCTGCACAGGAGAGAGGATTTAATCTCTGAAATCAGGAGTGCATCTCTTGAATGTGGGGGCTCACTCATAAGTGAGTATGAAGAAGGCTTGGAAAAGGTTGGTAAGTATTTAACCCGATACTTGGCTGTTCGGCAGAGAAGATTACTTCTTGCAGCAAAACTCCAGTCAGATGAACGATCAATGGCTGATCTTGACGATGATACCGCTTCCGAAGCTAGCAGTAACTTCAGTGGAATGAGTGCTTACACCAGAGG GACAAGGACAGGCTCCACTGCTTCCATCGTCAGCTCTACTGCTGGTAGCAAGGCAAGAGAATCAAGGcgacagagaaagagagggaaaattcGTCCAGGAAG CCCCGGCGAGGAAATGGCCCTTGTAGAGCATCTGAAGGGCATGTCTTTAACCAATGGAGCTATGCATGAGCTACGATCTCTGCTAATTTGCCTGGTGATGCTAGGCGAGCAAGAAATTGCCAGGAAGCTGCAACGCACaggagaaaattttcaattgtcgCAATTAGCCGCAGTCAAACTAGCTGAAGATACTATGTCCACTGATGTCATGGATGAGAGAGAGCAAACTTTGGAGCGTTACTTTCATAAAGCAAGGGTTGAGTTGCAAAATTCAGAGGCTCTCTCCTGGCGTTGCAAGGTCTTCATCTCTCCTTGA